A window from Sceloporus undulatus isolate JIND9_A2432 ecotype Alabama chromosome 8, SceUnd_v1.1, whole genome shotgun sequence encodes these proteins:
- the LOC121914246 gene encoding polycystic kidney disease protein 1-like 2 isoform X1 yields the protein MGRLRLGAGRALLLLLLLGGLSWSPASALARPSTPQRHPEAQERLPVAGETAAQRTAQEASERLMPGPKMTAIWEVLQNVSPGNWRQELVQQLILPVAWHASEMVVVEELRLVQAVSEHLVWQQSLGSPASSAPSSHHLCLLALLAISGCSRLLQASLGPCSLGAMGSTQEQQLEQRASLARSLMEILSNLEAALSGGQGPNRTALALEAPLLSLSVHRLISSQLGATVLSFPSKPWAARVVLPEQHALDPFVPPNVCVDVQMTSFLGSPFFPSDTSTQHVVTGTVLELDLLVGNTEIHVGHLSTPVQIFLPQALASEDWGPTVSVSPGKSLLLTVEGRWAGGSLGIQASTRPQQPLGLFLLQWDQQLLQPSAIDPGGYSWLVGSEVLLAPGGAPRFLLVPLNLSTGSSEVSIHLSAYGTQCLSWHQPSAQWREDGCLVGPQSRLVPGGHCLCTHLSFFGTSFWVAPVQVDLVRTAEYFGRVSENPILAILLGVLYALYLSGMAWACWMDMRNPPQVRATLLMGDDPCAQYGYLLRVSLQWSQSPGCSIELSISLQGSSGTSKPRRLPSPGAGTFLLHEPCPLGELQSIWLWQESPNAPQAPWYISEVTVHDLPQRKHFYFPCHAWLVAGEDGLSSSPQRFPAAPSEKAFCRPIFRQRALRDLWEEHTVLLVLQPPPHSPFTRAQRLSCGWCLLLCSALISLMFWEVPQEDAPQLCVGSVFSLSWKDVVIGAESALLAFPINFLVVFIFQRTKPRRRNREPRQAPSTGLSVPDGPSSPQVAVLEHLRNAVGVLSRGTEWLEPQHPLLPSLSLEELLQLLGRLVLADEGQPKTLHDAEEPKSSSSLHKVYCSRFLLRKLQLVACLLEELEAGSSPACPPQALQLVQEMAGALDARLSSGQHGHHKRCQWCLPWWGALVGWALLASLSTISTFFILLYGFHYGKESTERWLISTAVSLGQSLLVLQPLKVVCFAIFFALLLKKAEDEVPAEEGSLDPPDDRLSSHQ from the exons ATGGGGCGCCTGCGCCTGGGGGCCGGCCGGGCCCTTCTTCTGCTGCTCCTCCTCGGGGGCCTGAGCTGGAGCCCCGCATCCGCCCTGGCAAGGCCCAGCACCCCACAGAGGCACCCGGAGGCCCAGGAGAGGCTGCCCGTTGCGGGAGAGACAGCCGCCCAGCGCACTGCCCAGGAGGCCTCAGAGAGGCTGATGCCAGGGCCAA AGATGACGGCCATCTGGGAGGTCTTGCAAAATGTTTCCCCTGGGAACTGGCGACAG GAGCTGGTCCAGCAGCTGATCCTTCCGGTGGCCTGGCATGCCTCCGAAATGGTAGTG GTGGAGGAGCTGAGGCTGGTCCAGGCTGTGAGCGAGCACCTTGTGTGGCAGCAGAGCCTGGGGTCTCCGGCCTCCTCTGCTCCCTCCTCCCACCACCTGTGCCTTCTTGCCCTCCTGGCCATCAGCGGCTGCAGCCGTCTCCTCCAGGCCAGCCTTGGGCCCTGCTCGCTAGGAGCCATGGGCAGCACCCAG GAGCAGCAGCTGGAGCAGCGGGCATCCCTGGCTAGGTCCCTGATGGAGATTCTCAGCAACCTGGAGGCAGCCCTGTCAGGTGGCCAGGGACCCAACAGGACTGCTTTGGCCCTGGAAGCACCACTCCTCAGCCTCTCTGTGCACAG GCTGATCTCCTCCCAGCTGGGTGCCACTGTTCTCTCCTTCCCCAGCAAACCCTGGGCAGCCAGGGTGGTCTTGCCAGAGCAGCATGCCTTGGACCCCTTTGTGCCGCCCAACGTCTGTGTCGATGTGCAG ATGACGAGCTTCTTGGGGAGCCCTTTCTTCCCTTCCGATACCTCCACACAGCATGTGGTCACAGGCACCGTCCTTGAACTGGACCTCCTTGTTGGGAACACTGAGATCCATGTCGGCCACCTGAGCACTCCAGTCCAG ATCTTCCTGCCCCAGGCACTGGCCTCAGAGGACTGGGGCCCCACTGTCTCTGTCTCTCCTGGGAAGTCGCTACTTCTGACAGTGGAGGGAAGGTGGGCAGGGGGCTCCCTGGGGATCCAGGCCTCCACCCggccccagcagcctttggggCTCTTCCTGCTGCAGTGGGATCAGCAGCTCCTGCAGCCCAGCGCCATCGACCCAG GTGGCTACTCTTGGCTAGTGGGGTCAGAGGTGCTCCTGGCCCCAGGGGGAGCCCCTCGCTTCCTGCTGGTGCCACTGAACCTCTCCACTGGGAGCTCCGAGGTCTCCATCCACCTCAGTGCCTATGGGACCCAGTGCCTCTCCTGGCACCAACCCAGCGCCCAGTGGAGGGAGGACGGCTGTTTG GTGGGGCCCCAGAGCCGCCTGGTGCCAGGAGGGCATTGTCTGTGCACCCACCTCTCCTTCTTCGGCACCTCTTTCTGGGTGGCACCAGTCCAAGTGGATCTGGTGCGTACAGCAGAGTACTTCGGGCGCGTTAGCGAGAACCCCATCCTGGCCATCCTGCTGGGGGTCCTCTATGCACTCTACTTGTCAGGGATGGCATGGGCCTGCTGGATGGACATGCGAAATCCACCCCAG GTGAGGGCCACCCTGCTGATGGGGGACGACCCCTGTGCCCAGTATGGCTACCTGCTGCGTGTCAGCCTGCAGTGGTCCCAGAGTCCTGGCTGCAGCATTGAG CTCTCCATCAGCCTCCAGGGATCCTCTGGCACCAGCAAGCCCCGGCGCCTCCCCTCCCCTGGTGCTGGCACCTTTCTGCTGCACGAACCATGCCCACTGGGAGAGCTGCAGAGCATCTGGCTGTGGCAGGAGAGCCCCAATGCCCCACAGGCACCCtg GTACATATCAGAGGTCACGGTGCATGACCTGCCACAGCGAAAGCACTTCTACTTCCCTTGCCATGCTTGGCTTGTTGCAGGAGAAGATGGGCTCAGCAGCTCCCCACAGCGCTTCCCAGCAGCTCCCTCAGAAAAGGCATTCTG CAGGCCCATCTTCCGGCAAAGGGCCCTGCGGGACCTCTGGGAGGAGCACACAGTTctgctggtcctgcagccaccGCCCCACAGCCCCTTCACCCGGGCCCAGCGCCTCTCCTGCGGCTGGTGCCTCCTGCTCTGCTCAGCCCTCATTAGCCTCATGTTCTGGGAGGTTCCACAGGAAGATGCACCTCAACTGTGTGTCG GCAGCGTCTTCTCCCTCTCCTGGAAGGATGTCGTGATCGGGGCAGAAAGCGCCCTCCTCGCCTTCCCCATCAACTTCCTTGTCGTCTTCATCTTCCAGCGCACTAAGCCCCGCAGGCGCAACCGGGAACCCAGACAGGCACCCTCCACAGGGCTCAGTGTCCCAGATGGACCCAGTAGCCCACAGGTGGCTGTGCTTGAG CATCTGCGTAATGCCGTGGGGGTCCTGAGCAGAGGAACAGAATGGTTGGAGCCACAGCACCCACTCCTTCCCAGCCTGAGCCTCGAGGAACTTCTGCAGCTGCTGGGCCGTCTGGTCCTGGCTGATG AGGGGCAGCCCAAGACCCTGCATGATGCTGAGGAGCCCAAATCCTCCTCATCGCTGCACAAGGTCTATTGCAGCCGCTTCCTCCTCCGGAAACTGCAGCTCGTGGCATGCCTCCTAGAAGAGCTGGAAGCAGGGTCCTCTCCGGCCTGTCCCCCCCAGGCCCTGCAACTGGTGCAGGAGATGGCGGGAGCCCTGGATGCACGCCTCTCATCTGGTCAACATGGCCACCACAA GCGATGCCAATGGTGCCTCCCCTGGTGGGGCGCCTTGGTGGGCTGGGCCCTGCTTGCCTCCCTCAGCACCATCTCCACCTTCTTCATCCTGCTCTATGGCTTCCACTATGGCAAGGAGAGCACTGAGCGCTGGCTGATCTCCACTGCTGTCTCCCTCGGGCAGAGCCTCCTGGTGCTCCAGCCTCTGAAG GTGGTCTGCTTTGCCATC
- the LOC121914246 gene encoding polycystic kidney disease protein 1-like 2 isoform X2 yields MGRLRLGAGRALLLLLLLGGLSWSPASALARPSTPQRHPEAQERLPVAGETAAQRTAQEASERLMPGPKMTAIWEVLQNVSPGNWRQELVQQLILPVAWHASEMVVVEELRLVQAVSEHLVWQQSLGSPASSAPSSHHLCLLALLAISGCSRLLQASLGPCSLGAMGSTQEQQLEQRASLARSLMEILSNLEAALSGGQGPNRTALALEAPLLSLSVHRLISSQLGATVLSFPSKPWAARVVLPEQHALDPFVPPNVCVDVQMTSFLGSPFFPSDTSTQHVVTGTVLELDLLVGNTEIHVGHLSTPVQIFLPQALASEDWGPTVSVSPGKSLLLTVEGRWAGGSLGIQASTRPQQPLGLFLLQWDQQLLQPSAIDPGGYSWLVGSEVLLAPGGAPRFLLVPLNLSTGSSEVSIHLSAYGTQCLSWHQPSAQWREDGCLVGPQSRLVPGGHCLCTHLSFFGTSFWVAPVQVDLVRTAEYFGRVSENPILAILLGVLYALYLSGMAWACWMDMRNPPQVRATLLMGDDPCAQYGYLLRVSLQWSQSPGCSIELSISLQGSSGTSKPRRLPSPGAGTFLLHEPCPLGELQSIWLWQESPNAPQAPWYISEVTVHDLPQRKHFYFPCHAWLVAGEDGLSSSPQRFPAAPSEKAFWPIFRQRALRDLWEEHTVLLVLQPPPHSPFTRAQRLSCGWCLLLCSALISLMFWEVPQEDAPQLCVGSVFSLSWKDVVIGAESALLAFPINFLVVFIFQRTKPRRRNREPRQAPSTGLSVPDGPSSPQVAVLEHLRNAVGVLSRGTEWLEPQHPLLPSLSLEELLQLLGRLVLADEGQPKTLHDAEEPKSSSSLHKVYCSRFLLRKLQLVACLLEELEAGSSPACPPQALQLVQEMAGALDARLSSGQHGHHKRCQWCLPWWGALVGWALLASLSTISTFFILLYGFHYGKESTERWLISTAVSLGQSLLVLQPLKVVCFAIFFALLLKKAEDEVPAEEGSLDPPDDRLSSHQ; encoded by the exons ATGGGGCGCCTGCGCCTGGGGGCCGGCCGGGCCCTTCTTCTGCTGCTCCTCCTCGGGGGCCTGAGCTGGAGCCCCGCATCCGCCCTGGCAAGGCCCAGCACCCCACAGAGGCACCCGGAGGCCCAGGAGAGGCTGCCCGTTGCGGGAGAGACAGCCGCCCAGCGCACTGCCCAGGAGGCCTCAGAGAGGCTGATGCCAGGGCCAA AGATGACGGCCATCTGGGAGGTCTTGCAAAATGTTTCCCCTGGGAACTGGCGACAG GAGCTGGTCCAGCAGCTGATCCTTCCGGTGGCCTGGCATGCCTCCGAAATGGTAGTG GTGGAGGAGCTGAGGCTGGTCCAGGCTGTGAGCGAGCACCTTGTGTGGCAGCAGAGCCTGGGGTCTCCGGCCTCCTCTGCTCCCTCCTCCCACCACCTGTGCCTTCTTGCCCTCCTGGCCATCAGCGGCTGCAGCCGTCTCCTCCAGGCCAGCCTTGGGCCCTGCTCGCTAGGAGCCATGGGCAGCACCCAG GAGCAGCAGCTGGAGCAGCGGGCATCCCTGGCTAGGTCCCTGATGGAGATTCTCAGCAACCTGGAGGCAGCCCTGTCAGGTGGCCAGGGACCCAACAGGACTGCTTTGGCCCTGGAAGCACCACTCCTCAGCCTCTCTGTGCACAG GCTGATCTCCTCCCAGCTGGGTGCCACTGTTCTCTCCTTCCCCAGCAAACCCTGGGCAGCCAGGGTGGTCTTGCCAGAGCAGCATGCCTTGGACCCCTTTGTGCCGCCCAACGTCTGTGTCGATGTGCAG ATGACGAGCTTCTTGGGGAGCCCTTTCTTCCCTTCCGATACCTCCACACAGCATGTGGTCACAGGCACCGTCCTTGAACTGGACCTCCTTGTTGGGAACACTGAGATCCATGTCGGCCACCTGAGCACTCCAGTCCAG ATCTTCCTGCCCCAGGCACTGGCCTCAGAGGACTGGGGCCCCACTGTCTCTGTCTCTCCTGGGAAGTCGCTACTTCTGACAGTGGAGGGAAGGTGGGCAGGGGGCTCCCTGGGGATCCAGGCCTCCACCCggccccagcagcctttggggCTCTTCCTGCTGCAGTGGGATCAGCAGCTCCTGCAGCCCAGCGCCATCGACCCAG GTGGCTACTCTTGGCTAGTGGGGTCAGAGGTGCTCCTGGCCCCAGGGGGAGCCCCTCGCTTCCTGCTGGTGCCACTGAACCTCTCCACTGGGAGCTCCGAGGTCTCCATCCACCTCAGTGCCTATGGGACCCAGTGCCTCTCCTGGCACCAACCCAGCGCCCAGTGGAGGGAGGACGGCTGTTTG GTGGGGCCCCAGAGCCGCCTGGTGCCAGGAGGGCATTGTCTGTGCACCCACCTCTCCTTCTTCGGCACCTCTTTCTGGGTGGCACCAGTCCAAGTGGATCTGGTGCGTACAGCAGAGTACTTCGGGCGCGTTAGCGAGAACCCCATCCTGGCCATCCTGCTGGGGGTCCTCTATGCACTCTACTTGTCAGGGATGGCATGGGCCTGCTGGATGGACATGCGAAATCCACCCCAG GTGAGGGCCACCCTGCTGATGGGGGACGACCCCTGTGCCCAGTATGGCTACCTGCTGCGTGTCAGCCTGCAGTGGTCCCAGAGTCCTGGCTGCAGCATTGAG CTCTCCATCAGCCTCCAGGGATCCTCTGGCACCAGCAAGCCCCGGCGCCTCCCCTCCCCTGGTGCTGGCACCTTTCTGCTGCACGAACCATGCCCACTGGGAGAGCTGCAGAGCATCTGGCTGTGGCAGGAGAGCCCCAATGCCCCACAGGCACCCtg GTACATATCAGAGGTCACGGTGCATGACCTGCCACAGCGAAAGCACTTCTACTTCCCTTGCCATGCTTGGCTTGTTGCAGGAGAAGATGGGCTCAGCAGCTCCCCACAGCGCTTCCCAGCAGCTCCCTCAGAAAAGGCATTCTG GCCCATCTTCCGGCAAAGGGCCCTGCGGGACCTCTGGGAGGAGCACACAGTTctgctggtcctgcagccaccGCCCCACAGCCCCTTCACCCGGGCCCAGCGCCTCTCCTGCGGCTGGTGCCTCCTGCTCTGCTCAGCCCTCATTAGCCTCATGTTCTGGGAGGTTCCACAGGAAGATGCACCTCAACTGTGTGTCG GCAGCGTCTTCTCCCTCTCCTGGAAGGATGTCGTGATCGGGGCAGAAAGCGCCCTCCTCGCCTTCCCCATCAACTTCCTTGTCGTCTTCATCTTCCAGCGCACTAAGCCCCGCAGGCGCAACCGGGAACCCAGACAGGCACCCTCCACAGGGCTCAGTGTCCCAGATGGACCCAGTAGCCCACAGGTGGCTGTGCTTGAG CATCTGCGTAATGCCGTGGGGGTCCTGAGCAGAGGAACAGAATGGTTGGAGCCACAGCACCCACTCCTTCCCAGCCTGAGCCTCGAGGAACTTCTGCAGCTGCTGGGCCGTCTGGTCCTGGCTGATG AGGGGCAGCCCAAGACCCTGCATGATGCTGAGGAGCCCAAATCCTCCTCATCGCTGCACAAGGTCTATTGCAGCCGCTTCCTCCTCCGGAAACTGCAGCTCGTGGCATGCCTCCTAGAAGAGCTGGAAGCAGGGTCCTCTCCGGCCTGTCCCCCCCAGGCCCTGCAACTGGTGCAGGAGATGGCGGGAGCCCTGGATGCACGCCTCTCATCTGGTCAACATGGCCACCACAA GCGATGCCAATGGTGCCTCCCCTGGTGGGGCGCCTTGGTGGGCTGGGCCCTGCTTGCCTCCCTCAGCACCATCTCCACCTTCTTCATCCTGCTCTATGGCTTCCACTATGGCAAGGAGAGCACTGAGCGCTGGCTGATCTCCACTGCTGTCTCCCTCGGGCAGAGCCTCCTGGTGCTCCAGCCTCTGAAG GTGGTCTGCTTTGCCATC
- the LOC121914246 gene encoding polycystic kidney disease protein 1-like 2 isoform X5 — protein MGRLRLGAGRALLLLLLLGGLSWSPASALARPSTPQRHPEAQERLPVAGETAAQRTAQEASERLMPGPKMTAIWEVLQNVSPGNWRQELVQQLILPVAWHASEMVVVEELRLVQAVSEHLVWQQSLGSPASSAPSSHHLCLLALLAISGCSRLLQASLGPCSLGAMGSTQEQQLEQRASLARSLMEILSNLEAALSGGQGPNRTALALEAPLLSLSVHRLISSQLGATVLSFPSKPWAARVVLPEQHALDPFVPPNVCVDVQMTSFLGSPFFPSDTSTQHVVTGTVLELDLLVGNTEIHVGHLSTPVQIFLPQALASEDWGPTVSVSPGKSLLLTVEGRWAGGSLGIQASTRPQQPLGLFLLQWDQQLLQPSAIDPGGYSWLVGSEVLLAPGGAPRFLLVPLNLSTGSSEVSIHLSAYGTQCLSWHQPSAQWREDGCLVGPQSRLVPGGHCLCTHLSFFGTSFWVAPVQVDLVRTAEYFGRVSENPILAILLGVLYALYLSGMAWACWMDMRNPPQVRATLLMGDDPCAQYGYLLRVSLQWSQSPGCSIELSISLQGSSGTSKPRRLPSPGAGTFLLHEPCPLGELQSIWLWQESPNAPQAPCRPIFRQRALRDLWEEHTVLLVLQPPPHSPFTRAQRLSCGWCLLLCSALISLMFWEVPQEDAPQLCVGSVFSLSWKDVVIGAESALLAFPINFLVVFIFQRTKPRRRNREPRQAPSTGLSVPDGPSSPQVAVLEHLRNAVGVLSRGTEWLEPQHPLLPSLSLEELLQLLGRLVLADEGQPKTLHDAEEPKSSSSLHKVYCSRFLLRKLQLVACLLEELEAGSSPACPPQALQLVQEMAGALDARLSSGQHGHHKRCQWCLPWWGALVGWALLASLSTISTFFILLYGFHYGKESTERWLISTAVSLGQSLLVLQPLKVVCFAIFFALLLKKAEDEVPAEEGSLDPPDDRLSSHQ, from the exons ATGGGGCGCCTGCGCCTGGGGGCCGGCCGGGCCCTTCTTCTGCTGCTCCTCCTCGGGGGCCTGAGCTGGAGCCCCGCATCCGCCCTGGCAAGGCCCAGCACCCCACAGAGGCACCCGGAGGCCCAGGAGAGGCTGCCCGTTGCGGGAGAGACAGCCGCCCAGCGCACTGCCCAGGAGGCCTCAGAGAGGCTGATGCCAGGGCCAA AGATGACGGCCATCTGGGAGGTCTTGCAAAATGTTTCCCCTGGGAACTGGCGACAG GAGCTGGTCCAGCAGCTGATCCTTCCGGTGGCCTGGCATGCCTCCGAAATGGTAGTG GTGGAGGAGCTGAGGCTGGTCCAGGCTGTGAGCGAGCACCTTGTGTGGCAGCAGAGCCTGGGGTCTCCGGCCTCCTCTGCTCCCTCCTCCCACCACCTGTGCCTTCTTGCCCTCCTGGCCATCAGCGGCTGCAGCCGTCTCCTCCAGGCCAGCCTTGGGCCCTGCTCGCTAGGAGCCATGGGCAGCACCCAG GAGCAGCAGCTGGAGCAGCGGGCATCCCTGGCTAGGTCCCTGATGGAGATTCTCAGCAACCTGGAGGCAGCCCTGTCAGGTGGCCAGGGACCCAACAGGACTGCTTTGGCCCTGGAAGCACCACTCCTCAGCCTCTCTGTGCACAG GCTGATCTCCTCCCAGCTGGGTGCCACTGTTCTCTCCTTCCCCAGCAAACCCTGGGCAGCCAGGGTGGTCTTGCCAGAGCAGCATGCCTTGGACCCCTTTGTGCCGCCCAACGTCTGTGTCGATGTGCAG ATGACGAGCTTCTTGGGGAGCCCTTTCTTCCCTTCCGATACCTCCACACAGCATGTGGTCACAGGCACCGTCCTTGAACTGGACCTCCTTGTTGGGAACACTGAGATCCATGTCGGCCACCTGAGCACTCCAGTCCAG ATCTTCCTGCCCCAGGCACTGGCCTCAGAGGACTGGGGCCCCACTGTCTCTGTCTCTCCTGGGAAGTCGCTACTTCTGACAGTGGAGGGAAGGTGGGCAGGGGGCTCCCTGGGGATCCAGGCCTCCACCCggccccagcagcctttggggCTCTTCCTGCTGCAGTGGGATCAGCAGCTCCTGCAGCCCAGCGCCATCGACCCAG GTGGCTACTCTTGGCTAGTGGGGTCAGAGGTGCTCCTGGCCCCAGGGGGAGCCCCTCGCTTCCTGCTGGTGCCACTGAACCTCTCCACTGGGAGCTCCGAGGTCTCCATCCACCTCAGTGCCTATGGGACCCAGTGCCTCTCCTGGCACCAACCCAGCGCCCAGTGGAGGGAGGACGGCTGTTTG GTGGGGCCCCAGAGCCGCCTGGTGCCAGGAGGGCATTGTCTGTGCACCCACCTCTCCTTCTTCGGCACCTCTTTCTGGGTGGCACCAGTCCAAGTGGATCTGGTGCGTACAGCAGAGTACTTCGGGCGCGTTAGCGAGAACCCCATCCTGGCCATCCTGCTGGGGGTCCTCTATGCACTCTACTTGTCAGGGATGGCATGGGCCTGCTGGATGGACATGCGAAATCCACCCCAG GTGAGGGCCACCCTGCTGATGGGGGACGACCCCTGTGCCCAGTATGGCTACCTGCTGCGTGTCAGCCTGCAGTGGTCCCAGAGTCCTGGCTGCAGCATTGAG CTCTCCATCAGCCTCCAGGGATCCTCTGGCACCAGCAAGCCCCGGCGCCTCCCCTCCCCTGGTGCTGGCACCTTTCTGCTGCACGAACCATGCCCACTGGGAGAGCTGCAGAGCATCTGGCTGTGGCAGGAGAGCCCCAATGCCCCACAGGCACCCtg CAGGCCCATCTTCCGGCAAAGGGCCCTGCGGGACCTCTGGGAGGAGCACACAGTTctgctggtcctgcagccaccGCCCCACAGCCCCTTCACCCGGGCCCAGCGCCTCTCCTGCGGCTGGTGCCTCCTGCTCTGCTCAGCCCTCATTAGCCTCATGTTCTGGGAGGTTCCACAGGAAGATGCACCTCAACTGTGTGTCG GCAGCGTCTTCTCCCTCTCCTGGAAGGATGTCGTGATCGGGGCAGAAAGCGCCCTCCTCGCCTTCCCCATCAACTTCCTTGTCGTCTTCATCTTCCAGCGCACTAAGCCCCGCAGGCGCAACCGGGAACCCAGACAGGCACCCTCCACAGGGCTCAGTGTCCCAGATGGACCCAGTAGCCCACAGGTGGCTGTGCTTGAG CATCTGCGTAATGCCGTGGGGGTCCTGAGCAGAGGAACAGAATGGTTGGAGCCACAGCACCCACTCCTTCCCAGCCTGAGCCTCGAGGAACTTCTGCAGCTGCTGGGCCGTCTGGTCCTGGCTGATG AGGGGCAGCCCAAGACCCTGCATGATGCTGAGGAGCCCAAATCCTCCTCATCGCTGCACAAGGTCTATTGCAGCCGCTTCCTCCTCCGGAAACTGCAGCTCGTGGCATGCCTCCTAGAAGAGCTGGAAGCAGGGTCCTCTCCGGCCTGTCCCCCCCAGGCCCTGCAACTGGTGCAGGAGATGGCGGGAGCCCTGGATGCACGCCTCTCATCTGGTCAACATGGCCACCACAA GCGATGCCAATGGTGCCTCCCCTGGTGGGGCGCCTTGGTGGGCTGGGCCCTGCTTGCCTCCCTCAGCACCATCTCCACCTTCTTCATCCTGCTCTATGGCTTCCACTATGGCAAGGAGAGCACTGAGCGCTGGCTGATCTCCACTGCTGTCTCCCTCGGGCAGAGCCTCCTGGTGCTCCAGCCTCTGAAG GTGGTCTGCTTTGCCATC